The Centroberyx gerrardi isolate f3 chromosome 12, fCenGer3.hap1.cur.20231027, whole genome shotgun sequence genome has a window encoding:
- the crdhl gene encoding retinol dehydrogenase 13 — protein sequence MARRGARVVMACRDLTRAERAAEEIRRSTGNGNVVIRHLDLASLYSVRQFAKDFLASEERLDILINNAGVMMCPKWLTEDGFETQLAVNHLGHFLLTNLLLPKLKSSAPSRVVNVSSIAHQGGKIDFDDLFFSRKPYSALASYRQSKLANVLFSRELAHRLTGSGVSAFSLHPGVIRTELGRHVHSWFPMLGALLSAPSLLLMKTPRQGSQTSIYCAVTPGLEGRSGGYFSDCAEKEAAPEGRDDVVARRLWEESVRLVGLTDAD from the exons ATGGCCCGccgag GTGCCCGGGTGGTGATGGCGTGCCGGGACCTGACCCGGGCGGAGCGCGCGGCGGAGGAGATCCGGCGGTCGACAGGAAACGGGAACGTGGTGATCCGACACCTGGACCTCGCCTCGCTCTACTCCGTACGGCAGTTCGCCAAAGACTTCCTGGCCAGCGAGGAGCGACTGGACATCCTCATTAACAACGCAG gagtgATGATGTGTCCTAAGTGGCTGACAGAAGACGGCTTTGAGACTCAGCTGGCTGTCAATCACCTGGGTCACTTCCTGCTGACCAATCTGCTGCTGCCGAAGCTGAAGAGCTCCGCCCCCAGCCGCGTGGTCAACGTGTCGTCCATCGCCCACCAGGGAG gGAAAATCGATTTTGACGACCTGTTCTTCAGCAGGAAGCCGTACAGCGCGCTGGCTAGCTACAGACAGAGCAAGCTAGCCAACGTCCTGTTCAGCAGGGAGCTGGCCCACAGGCTGACAG gCTCGGGGGTGTCGGCGTTCAGCCTGCACCCCGGGGTCATCCGGACAGAGCTGGGCCGTCACGTTCACAGCTGGTTCCCCATGCTGGGGGCCCTGCTGAGCGCCCCGTCCCTGCTGCTGATGAAGACGCCCAGACAGGGAAGCCAGACGTCCATCTACTGCGCCGTGACGCCCGGCCTGGAGGGGAGGAGCGGGGGGTACTTCAG tgactGTGCAGAGAAGGAAGCGGCTCCTGAAGGGAGGGACGACGTCGTGGCGAGGAGGCTGTGGGAGGAGAGCGTGCGATTGGTCGGATTAACGGATGCAGACTGA